A genomic stretch from Oscarella lobularis chromosome 11, ooOscLobu1.1, whole genome shotgun sequence includes:
- the LOC136193300 gene encoding transcription initiation protein SPT3 homolog isoform X2, translated as MADRISPREFGGASPPSPKTADRICTFSRRYDTAANPDADEKRVFAFGDCRNPLSESAALIADVVRKQICSLLVQAAETASVRGGARFVIVDDIMFLLRRNPRKLKRAARFLQSKEMRQRVQKQASGGAAAVVAAAADEDDVSDAADVISAPPKRRKLAFDFLVSPDNVYGEIDVADEIDDDLLERLERADQRTRTMDPSQYLEYAECRQVNFYKKAAKFRDWLDGPNLIDAKPNQTVLELLGFLAYETVGELVNLALLVKRDMDGQSEPLSVSYALPSDRAPGPPPPSAYGKTPTFVTTPAPMATTTSPVHSPLAPSPPSSPATPVSSAAAAATAVVHSSEANRIKAKKRQRSKGNSSSVLQFSDPLRPEHIREAFRRHQHAIGPMSPYSTCSPMTVRKQSLCC; from the exons ATGGCCGATCGAATCTCGCCAAGAGAGTTTGGCGGAGCCTCCCCCCCCTCCCCAAAAACCGCAGATCGGATATGCACCTTCTCGAGGCGATACGATACGGCAGCCAATCCCGACGCGGACGAAAAACGCGT GTTCGCATTCGGCGATTGCAGGAATCCGCTTTCGGAATCAGCAGCTCTGATCGCGGACGTCGTCCGAAAGCAGATATGCAGTCTG TTGGTCCAGGCAGCCGAGACTGCCAGCGTGCGCGGCGGTGCTCGATttgtcatcgtcgacgatatCATGTTCCTGCTTAGACGCAACCCT AGAAAGCTCAAACGTGCCGCCCGATTTCTCCAATCAAAGGAAATGCGTCAGAGAGTCCAAAAGCAAGCGTCTGGCGgcgctgccgccgtcgttgccgccgccgccgacgaagacgacgtctccGATGCAG CGGACGTGATTTCGGCACCGCCGAAGCGGCGGAAGCTcgccttcgattttctcgtctcgCCGGACAATGTTTACG GCGAGATTGATGTGGCGGACGAGATTGATGACGACCTCCTGGAAAGATTGGAG CGAGCCGATCAACGAACTCGAACCATGGATCCTAGTCAATACCTCGAATACGCCGAGTGCAGACAAGTGAACTTTT ATAAAAAGGCGGCCAAGTTTCGTGACTGGTTAGACGGTCCAAATTTAATTGACGCCAAACCGAACCAAACGGTTTTGGAGCTGCTCGGTTTTTTGGCATACGAAACCGTAGGCGAG TTGGTCAATTTGGCTTTACTGGTGAAAAGAGATATGGACGGTCAAAGCGAACCGTTGTCCGTCTCGTACGCTTTGCCGTCAGATAGAGCTCCCGgtcctcctccgccgtccGCCTACGGAAAAACGCCGACGTTCGTCACTACGCCGGCGCCGATGGCGACAACTACGTCACCCGTTCATTCGCCGTTGGCACCGTCGCCTCCCTCGTCGCCCGCCACGCCGGTCAGtagcgccgccgccgccgctaccgCTGTGGTTCATTCGTCAGAGGCGAATAGAataaaagcaaagaaaaggcaGAGATCAAAG GGAAACAGTAGCTCGGTACTTCAGTTTTCCGATCCTCTTCGGCCGGAGCACATTCGCGAGGCATTTCGACGGCACCAGCATGCGATAGGTCCCATGTCTCCATATTCG ACTTGTAGTCCAATGACGGTGAGAAAACAGTCATTGTGCTGTTAG
- the LOC136193300 gene encoding transcription initiation protein SPT3 homolog isoform X1, with product MTKAKQRSKAPRKSKQSNGAPSIGSASASETSKTWTNNASSIGISSSSCAPKPTDHRIFQTEIQHMMFAFGDCRNPLSESAALIADVVRKQICSLLVQAAETASVRGGARFVIVDDIMFLLRRNPRKLKRAARFLQSKEMRQRVQKQASGGAAAVVAAAADEDDVSDAADVISAPPKRRKLAFDFLVSPDNVYGEIDVADEIDDDLLERLERADQRTRTMDPSQYLEYAECRQVNFYKKAAKFRDWLDGPNLIDAKPNQTVLELLGFLAYETVGELVNLALLVKRDMDGQSEPLSVSYALPSDRAPGPPPPSAYGKTPTFVTTPAPMATTTSPVHSPLAPSPPSSPATPVSSAAAAATAVVHSSEANRIKAKKRQRSKGNSSSVLQFSDPLRPEHIREAFRRHQHAIGPMSPYSTCSPMTVRKQSLCC from the exons ATGACGAAAGCCAAGCAGCGTAGCAAAGCGCCCCGAAAAAGCAAGCAGTCGAACGGCGCTCCTTCGATCGGGAGCGCGTCCGCGAGCGAAACGAGCAAG ACGTGGACAAACAATGCATCGTCTATCGGAATTTCCAGTTCCAGCTGTGCCCCCAAGCCGACCGACCACCGCATCTTTCAGACAGAAATACAGCACATGAT GTTCGCATTCGGCGATTGCAGGAATCCGCTTTCGGAATCAGCAGCTCTGATCGCGGACGTCGTCCGAAAGCAGATATGCAGTCTG TTGGTCCAGGCAGCCGAGACTGCCAGCGTGCGCGGCGGTGCTCGATttgtcatcgtcgacgatatCATGTTCCTGCTTAGACGCAACCCT AGAAAGCTCAAACGTGCCGCCCGATTTCTCCAATCAAAGGAAATGCGTCAGAGAGTCCAAAAGCAAGCGTCTGGCGgcgctgccgccgtcgttgccgccgccgccgacgaagacgacgtctccGATGCAG CGGACGTGATTTCGGCACCGCCGAAGCGGCGGAAGCTcgccttcgattttctcgtctcgCCGGACAATGTTTACG GCGAGATTGATGTGGCGGACGAGATTGATGACGACCTCCTGGAAAGATTGGAG CGAGCCGATCAACGAACTCGAACCATGGATCCTAGTCAATACCTCGAATACGCCGAGTGCAGACAAGTGAACTTTT ATAAAAAGGCGGCCAAGTTTCGTGACTGGTTAGACGGTCCAAATTTAATTGACGCCAAACCGAACCAAACGGTTTTGGAGCTGCTCGGTTTTTTGGCATACGAAACCGTAGGCGAG TTGGTCAATTTGGCTTTACTGGTGAAAAGAGATATGGACGGTCAAAGCGAACCGTTGTCCGTCTCGTACGCTTTGCCGTCAGATAGAGCTCCCGgtcctcctccgccgtccGCCTACGGAAAAACGCCGACGTTCGTCACTACGCCGGCGCCGATGGCGACAACTACGTCACCCGTTCATTCGCCGTTGGCACCGTCGCCTCCCTCGTCGCCCGCCACGCCGGTCAGtagcgccgccgccgccgctaccgCTGTGGTTCATTCGTCAGAGGCGAATAGAataaaagcaaagaaaaggcaGAGATCAAAG GGAAACAGTAGCTCGGTACTTCAGTTTTCCGATCCTCTTCGGCCGGAGCACATTCGCGAGGCATTTCGACGGCACCAGCATGCGATAGGTCCCATGTCTCCATATTCG ACTTGTAGTCCAATGACGGTGAGAAAACAGTCATTGTGCTGTTAG
- the LOC136193296 gene encoding runt-related transcription factor 2-like: MRLMMEREPAPKRSKDSLELSSTMGTLGATATASASEHPGELVKTDNPNFVCTVLPSHWRVNKTLPVPFKVLVVGDVAVPDGVKVTLKAYNEENVSGELRNATAIFRNNVARFNDLRFVGRSGRGKYFDVLITVQTDAIQKAIYKKAIKVTVDGPREPRRHKVKERQLLAAHQHQYHGYPPNHHRQHVLPPDFMPLSSTGASSLSSSSSSLGSAGCETPQMRAAHRDSLSAFSTITGTDPIMRRPAFSQPVTTMMNAIQFGGDQNATSAAIVASTHMEDPTQAIPPTISVPPPLPPPQPTLASELFGAVTSSGTTPAFAARQSIPGHMEQGFVFPPPFPLRSPTSAAGFAFPGGPPGLVPLSPIPGGFSLSLPSPQTIDLSSCQGQHLPLMGAGDRPAQAYDAPALAGFVSASDIFSLPVTPRTPITPTVRYAQMHAAQAAGQLMATSSGDTLATYNQLVTAAAGGSFPFDQYATHLQDLQQQQQQQHSASMTSLNQDPVSSGAGGGGGVTITLSPPPKSKPLSRSSSFTSGAGNTKMETTTTGATAAVETDETGKELWRPY; encoded by the exons ATGCGTCTCATGATGGAAAGAGAGCCGGCCCCTAAACGCAGCAAGGATTCCCTCGAGCTGTCTTCGACAATGGGAACGTTGGGCGCCACCGCCACGGCGTCCGCGTCAGAACACCCAGGCGAACTCGTCAAGACGGACAATCCCAATTTCGTTTGCACCGTTTTACCGTCGCATTGGCGCGTGAACAAGACGCTACCCGTCCCGTTCAAagtcctcgtcgtcggtgacgtcgccgttcccGACGGCGTCAAGGTCACACTCAAGGCGTACAACGAAGAGAACGTCAGCGGCGAGCTGCGCAACGCGACCGCCATCTTTCGGAACAACGTCGCGCGTTTCAACGATCTACGATTCGTCGGACGATCGGGTCGAG GAAAGTATTTCGACGTCCTGATTACCGTTCAGACGGACGCCATCCAAAAGGCTATCTACAAGAAAGCGATAAAAGTCACTGTCGACGGACCGCGCGAACCGCGAC GACACAAAGTGAAGGAACGACAGCTTTTGGCCGCCCACCAGCACCAATACCATGGTTACCCGCCAAATCATCATCGCCAGCACGTCTTACCGCCCGATTTCATGCCCCTCTCGTCGACGggggcgtcgtcgctttcctcctcttccagCTCGCTCGGATCGGCTGGATGCGAGACGCCGCAAATGCGCGCCGCTCATCGCGACAGCCTATCGGCGTTCAGCACGATCACTGGCACCG ATCCCATAATGCGACGACCGGCATTCAGTCAACCTGTGACGACAATGATGAATGCAATTCAGTTCGGAGGCGATCAAAACGCAACGTCCgccgcgatcgtcgcgtcaACGCACATGGAAGACCCCACTCAAGCCATTCCGCCCACCATATCCGTTCCGCCGCCTCTCCCTCCACCCCAACCTACCCTCGCCTCCGAACTTTTCGGCGCCGTCACCAGCAGCGGCACAACGCCGGCATTCGCCGCGCGACAATCGATCCCCGGCCACATGGAACAAGGCTTCGTTTTTCCGCCGCCTTTCCCGCTTCGCTCCCCAACGTCGGCAGCCGGCTTCGCATTTCCCGGCGGCCCGCCGGGTCTCGTGCCTCTCTCGCCAATTCCCGGCGGCTTCAGCCTCTCGCTCCCGTCGCCTCAAACAATCGACCTCTCGTCGTGCCAAGGCCAGCATCTTCCCCTCATGGGCGCCGGCGATCGTCCCGCGCAAGCGTACGACGCGCCGGCGCTCGCCGGCTTCGTGAGCGCTTCGGACATCTTCAGCCTACCCGTCACGCCGCGCACGCCTATCACACCCACAGTACGCTACGCGCAGATGCACGCCGCTCAAGCGGCGGGTCAGCTGATGGCGACAAGCAGCGGGGATACGCTCGCCACGTACAACCAACTAGTCACCGCCGCTGCCGGCGGCTCGTTTCCCTTCGATCAGTACGCGACGCATTTGCAGGATCtccagcaacagcaacagcagcagcataGCGCTTCAATGACGTCTCTCAATCAAGATCCCGTTTCGTCTGGtgccggcggcggtggcggcgtcACTATCACACTCTCGCCGCCTCCCAAGTCGAAGCCGCTGAGTCGGAGCAGTTCGTTTACGTCCGGAGCGGGAAATACGAAgatggagacgacgacgacgggtgCGACGGCGGCTGTGGAGACGGATGAAACTGGGAAGGAGCTTTGGCGCCCCTATTAG
- the LOC136193302 gene encoding cysteine and histidine-rich domain-containing protein 1-like — protein sequence MAEVDLNRCYNRGCGKTYSDDDNHEKACRFHPGDPFFHDAYKGWNCCQKKSVDFTEFLNIPGCTVSFHSNVKPPEAEKPAKEKAMASGEVLSVGTEKRMDKSPIEREERPSDDLPMMSIKSSVGSTLKSALTRFKAQANDQGTRADVESKPLVCTNRGCGKSQLDVSDEDVCVYHPGFPIFHEGMKYWSCCQHKTSDFDQFLKQKECAKGDHKWASAKEAAKILSPCRYDFFQSGGWVTLCIYAKNALPDETRFDANSTVLKAHVVYEFGQKSVDYSWNLFGVIDPQKSSASLLGTKIELKLKKASATNWRTLEHRK from the exons ATGGCAGAGGTCGATCTAAACCGGTGTTACAATCGTGGCTGCGGAAAGACgtacagcgacgacgataaccACGAAA AAGCCTGCCGATTTCACCCCGGCGACCCTTTCTTTCACGACGCATACAAA GGATGGAACTGTTGCcagaagaagagcgtcgaTTTTACAGAATTCCTAAATATTCCG gGTTGCACCGTATCGTTTCACTCTAACGTAAAACCTCCTGAAGCAGAGAAACCGgccaaagaaaaagccaTGGCTTCAGGAGAG GTACTATCAGTAGGCACGGAGAAGAGAATGGACAAGTCTCCTATCGAAAGAGAGGAAAGACCAAG TGACGATTTACCTATGATGTCTATCAAGTCATCAGTTGGATCAACACTGAAGAGCGCTTTGACTCGATTCAAAGCCCAAGCCAATGACCAAG GGACACGTGCTGATGTAGAATCCAAGCCTCTTGTGTGTACTAATAGAGGATGTGGCAAG TCTCAGCTAGACGTTTCTGATGAGGACGTCTGTGTTTATCATCCTGGCTTTCCCATATTTCACGAAGG gatGAAGTACTGGTCCTGCTGCCAACACAAGACGTCCGACTTCGACCAATTCCTCAAGCAAAAAGAATGCGCAAAGGGTGATCATAAGTGGGCGAGTGCAAAA GAAGCAGCTAAAATTCTTTCGCCATGCAG ATACGATTTCTTTCAGAGCGGCGGCTGGGTGACGTTGTGCATCTATGCCAAAAATGCGCTTCCTGACGAGACACGCTTCGACGCCAATTCCACTGTG CTGAAAGCTCATGTTGTGTACGAGTTTGGGCAAAAATCCGTCGACTATTCGTGGAATCTCTTTGGG GTCATCGATCCTCAGAAAAGTTCCGCCAGCCTTCTGggaacgaaaatcgaattgaaACTGAAAAAGGCAAGTGCGACAAATTGGCGCACCTTAGAGCACCGAAAGTAG
- the LOC136193301 gene encoding G-protein coupled receptor 143-like, producing MATLHRLACNQLLPEDRKEFLAICMGCASVGLLGAIYLISTLCRRSRETAVVSGWSVGFYLSKQQQHIVSCLGITDVLACIGVIGRSAIWYNIPSDQGCLPGLENAPYVIALEGLITFGYLNTFFWSCWYAIDIYSYMTERSRSLQLYHFVTWTFVSLLTAVALLSLFEWEDNKINVTCVNSTSSTIYRLTFLVPIVIAILFLPLVYTLASRHTKEFVSGGGVLADMERRMMTIVKIKFFLFVAVFYLCWTPTIVNLCLEIFSPHVPCVHRIEHFNLWIVEATVNPLQALFNGILYSKSTLWQRCVQGSDRSATDDLDTSYGTFNPHLPPPVLSRTTIADSIDTSVDNYDTVQWTGGRWRSRFDSLSSATTSTEEEKIVKSNNKMQEKEPLSRWTAY from the exons ATGGCGACGTTACACCGGCTGGCCTGTAACCAACTGCTTCCTGAAGACAGGAAAGAATTTCTGGCTATCTGCATGGGCTGCGCCAGCGTCGGCCTTCTGGGCGCTATCTATCTTATCTCGACGCTCTGCCGGCGGTCGCGCGAGACGGCGGTTGTCTCCGGCTGGAGCGTCGGCTTTTATCTGTcgaaacagcagcagcacatCGTTTCGTGTCTTGGCATAACGGACGTTCTGGCGTGCATCG GCGTTATTGGAAGATCCGCTATTTGGTACAACATTCCGAGCGATCAGGGCTGTTTGCCTGGTTTAGAAAACGCTCCTTATGTCATTGCTTTGGAG GGCCTTATCACTTTTGGGTACTTGAACACCTTTTTTTGGTCATGTTGGTATGCCATTGACATTTACTCATACATGACAGAAAGATCAAG GAGTCTTCAATTATATCATTTTGTGACTTGGACATTTGTGTCTCTTCTAACAGCGGTCGCCCTTCTAAGTCTCTTTGAATGGGaagataataaaataaa TGTGACGTGTGTCAATAGCACAAGTAGCACTATATACCGTCTTACTTTTCTGGTGCCAATTGTGATCGCCATTCTCTTCTTGCCTCTTGTATACACTCTGGCTTCAAGGCACA CCAAAGAATTCGTGTCAGGAGGTGGCGTCCTGGCTGATATGGAAAGACGAATGATGACCATAGTTAAAATCAAGTTCTTTCTATTTGTTGCAGTATTCTACCTCTG cTGGACACCCACTATTGTCAATCTATGCTTGGAAATCTTTTCTCCCCACGTGCCTTGCGTTCACCGAATTGAGCATTTCAATCTTTGGATTGTAGAG GCGACTGTGAATCCTCTGCAAGCGCTCTTTAACGGAATACTCTACAGCAAAAGCACCCTGTGGCAGCGCTGCGTTCAGGGATCAGATCGCTCTGCCACTGACGATCTGGATACCAGCTACGGCACGTTTAATCCCCACTTACCGCCCCCCGTCCTATCAAGGACAACAATTGCGGACTCCATTGACACATCCGTCGATAACTATGACACCGTTCAGTGGACAGGTGGGCGGTGGAGATCAAGATTTGATAGCCTGAGCAGCGCTACAACAAGCactgaggaagagaaaatcgTTAAATCGAATAACAAGATGCAGGAAAAGGAACCTCTTTCTCGGTGGACAGCATACTGA
- the LOC136193293 gene encoding radixin-like isoform X2, translated as MPKAINVRVTTMDAELEFAIQPTTTGKQLFDQVVKTIGLREIWFFGLQYVDGKGLSTWLKLNKKVASQDVRKESPLQFKFRVKFFPEDVTEELIQEVTQRLFFLQIKEAILVDDVYCPPETAVLLCSYAVQAKYGDYNPDTHRKGFLVNEKLLPQRVIEQHKLTKEQWEERIVNWYAEHKSMLREDAMMEYLKIAQDLEMYGVNYFEIKNKKGTDLWLGVDALGLNVYEHEDRLTPKIGFPWSEIRNISFNDKKFVIKPIDKKAPDFVFYAPRLRINKRILALCMGNHELYMRRRKPDTIEVQQMKAQAREDKHTKQMERAQLEKEKLAREDAEKQRREMEEKVRKFEEEAKAAQEALAKSEETSRLLEEQARQAAEEAKRLEEERAKVEQEKRQVEVEAEATAQEKEVLMAKAREGEEMAEKARKMAEEAERKKQEAERLQRELEAASQAAQAAQAAQAAQAAQAAQAAAQYTPTPSQGPMVQEFTHADDNENDEEGSSELVMSEGLLGVGSEVNRLTAAEKSKRMQEQLKKLTSELSVAKDDAKTTKMDQLHAENRRKGVDKYKTLKLIRAGNTKQRIDEFEKM; from the exons ATGCCGAAAGCA ATCAACGTCCGAGTTACGACGATGGACGCCGAGCTGGAGTTCGCCATCCAGCCGACGACCACCGGAAAGCAGCTTTTCGACCAG GTCGTGAAAACGATCGGCTTGCGCGAAATCTGGTTTTTCGGGCTACAgtacgtcgacggaaaaggCTTGTCCACGTGGCTCAAGCTCAACAAGAAG GTGGCGAGTCAGGACGTGCGCAAGGAGTCGCCGCTTCAGTTCAAATTTCGAGTCAAGTTTTTTCCCGAGGACGTCACTGAGGAACTCATTCAGGAGGTTACCCAG aggctcttctttcttcaaatcaAGGAGGCTATCTTAGTCGATGACGTCTATTGTCCGCCTGAAACGGCCGTACTTCTCTGTTCCTATGCT gTTCAAGCCAAGTATGGGGACTACAATCCTGACACTCACAGGAAAGGTTTTCTAGTGAACGAGAAGCTTCTGCCACAAAG aGTGATTGAACAACATAAGTTGACCAAGGAACAGTGGGAAGAGCGCATTGTGAATTGGTACGCCGAACACAAGTCAATGTTGAG AGAGGATGCCATGATGGAATACCTCAAGATTGCTCAAGACTTGGAGATGTACGGTgttaattattttgaaataaAGAACAAGAAGGGAACGGATCTGTGGCTTggcgtcgacgctctcgGACTCAACGTCTACGAACACGAGGACAG ACTGACACCGAAAATCGGGTTTCCTTGGAGCGAAATTCGAAACATTTCGTTCAATGACAAGAAATTCGTTATCAAGCCTATCGACAAGAAAGCGCCT GATTTTGTCTTCTATGCGCCACGCCTGCGCATCAATAAGCGCATCCTAGCGCTCTGCATGGGCAATCACGAGTTGTACATGCGTCGTCGCAAGCCGGACACGATTGAAGTTCAGCAGATGAAGGCTCAAGCGCGCGAGGACAAGCACACCAAGCAGATGGAACG GGCTCAGctggagaaggaaaagctgGCCAGGGAAGACGCCGAGAAACAAAGACGGGAGatggaagaaaaagtgagGAAATTCGAAGAGGAAGCAAAGGCTGCTCAGGAAG CTTTGGCAAAGTCGGAGGAGACGTCTCGTCTTTTGGAAGAGCAAGCGCGACAGGCGGCCGAGGAAGCAAAACGATTGGAAGAAGAGCGTGCCAAGGTTGAGCAAGAGAAACGACAGGTAGAGGTAGAAGCAGAAGCCACCGCACAAGAAAAGGAAGTTCTG ATGGCCAAAGCTCGAGAGGGAGAAGAAATGGCTGAAAAGGCCAGAAAGATGGCAGAAGAGGCTGAGAGGAAAAAACAGGAAGCGGAAAGACTTCAGAGAGAG CTTGAAGCCGCTTCTCAGGCCGCTCAGGCTGCTCAGGCCGCTCAGGCTGCTCAGGCCGCTCAAGCCGCCCAGGCTGCCGCTCAATATACTCCAACTCCTTCTCAGGGGCCAATGGTCCAAGAGTTCACCCACGCGGACGACAAtgaaaacgatgaagaagGTAGCTCCGAATTGGTGATGTCCGAGGGTTTGTTAGGCGTGGGAAGCGAAGTCAATCGTCTCACGGCAGCCGAGAAGAGCAAGCGAATGCAAGAGCAACTTAAG AAATTGACTAGCGAGCTTTCGGtcgcgaaagacgacgccaagacgacgaagatggaTCAACTCCACGCcgagaatcgacgaaagGGAGTAGATAAGTACAAGACGTTGAAGTTGATCCGCGCTGGTAATACCAAGCAGAgaattgacgaatttgaGAAGATGTAG
- the LOC136193293 gene encoding radixin-like isoform X1: MPKAINVRVTTMDAELEFAIQPTTTGKQLFDQVVKTIGLREIWFFGLQYVDGKGLSTWLKLNKKVGVAQIPEFSACISRFVSRGTRLRMGRDSTDRGGPTPLFTVLRGRDLRPPDLIVSRAQVASQDVRKESPLQFKFRVKFFPEDVTEELIQEVTQRLFFLQIKEAILVDDVYCPPETAVLLCSYAVQAKYGDYNPDTHRKGFLVNEKLLPQRVIEQHKLTKEQWEERIVNWYAEHKSMLREDAMMEYLKIAQDLEMYGVNYFEIKNKKGTDLWLGVDALGLNVYEHEDRLTPKIGFPWSEIRNISFNDKKFVIKPIDKKAPDFVFYAPRLRINKRILALCMGNHELYMRRRKPDTIEVQQMKAQAREDKHTKQMERAQLEKEKLAREDAEKQRREMEEKVRKFEEEAKAAQEALAKSEETSRLLEEQARQAAEEAKRLEEERAKVEQEKRQVEVEAEATAQEKEVLMAKAREGEEMAEKARKMAEEAERKKQEAERLQRELEAASQAAQAAQAAQAAQAAQAAQAAAQYTPTPSQGPMVQEFTHADDNENDEEGSSELVMSEGLLGVGSEVNRLTAAEKSKRMQEQLKKLTSELSVAKDDAKTTKMDQLHAENRRKGVDKYKTLKLIRAGNTKQRIDEFEKM, from the exons ATGCCGAAAGCA ATCAACGTCCGAGTTACGACGATGGACGCCGAGCTGGAGTTCGCCATCCAGCCGACGACCACCGGAAAGCAGCTTTTCGACCAG GTCGTGAAAACGATCGGCTTGCGCGAAATCTGGTTTTTCGGGCTACAgtacgtcgacggaaaaggCTTGTCCACGTGGCTCAAGCTCAACAAGAAGGTAGGCGTCGCGCAAATTCCCGAGTTCTCCGCTTGCATTTCGCGGTTCGTCTCTCGGGGCACCCGTTTACGCATGGGGCGTGATTCGACGGACCGGGGGGGCCCCACCCCTCTGTTTACTGTGTTACGGGGGCGGGACCTCCGCCCGCCCGATCTCATCGTTTCTCGCGCGCAGGTGGCGAGTCAGGACGTGCGCAAGGAGTCGCCGCTTCAGTTCAAATTTCGAGTCAAGTTTTTTCCCGAGGACGTCACTGAGGAACTCATTCAGGAGGTTACCCAG aggctcttctttcttcaaatcaAGGAGGCTATCTTAGTCGATGACGTCTATTGTCCGCCTGAAACGGCCGTACTTCTCTGTTCCTATGCT gTTCAAGCCAAGTATGGGGACTACAATCCTGACACTCACAGGAAAGGTTTTCTAGTGAACGAGAAGCTTCTGCCACAAAG aGTGATTGAACAACATAAGTTGACCAAGGAACAGTGGGAAGAGCGCATTGTGAATTGGTACGCCGAACACAAGTCAATGTTGAG AGAGGATGCCATGATGGAATACCTCAAGATTGCTCAAGACTTGGAGATGTACGGTgttaattattttgaaataaAGAACAAGAAGGGAACGGATCTGTGGCTTggcgtcgacgctctcgGACTCAACGTCTACGAACACGAGGACAG ACTGACACCGAAAATCGGGTTTCCTTGGAGCGAAATTCGAAACATTTCGTTCAATGACAAGAAATTCGTTATCAAGCCTATCGACAAGAAAGCGCCT GATTTTGTCTTCTATGCGCCACGCCTGCGCATCAATAAGCGCATCCTAGCGCTCTGCATGGGCAATCACGAGTTGTACATGCGTCGTCGCAAGCCGGACACGATTGAAGTTCAGCAGATGAAGGCTCAAGCGCGCGAGGACAAGCACACCAAGCAGATGGAACG GGCTCAGctggagaaggaaaagctgGCCAGGGAAGACGCCGAGAAACAAAGACGGGAGatggaagaaaaagtgagGAAATTCGAAGAGGAAGCAAAGGCTGCTCAGGAAG CTTTGGCAAAGTCGGAGGAGACGTCTCGTCTTTTGGAAGAGCAAGCGCGACAGGCGGCCGAGGAAGCAAAACGATTGGAAGAAGAGCGTGCCAAGGTTGAGCAAGAGAAACGACAGGTAGAGGTAGAAGCAGAAGCCACCGCACAAGAAAAGGAAGTTCTG ATGGCCAAAGCTCGAGAGGGAGAAGAAATGGCTGAAAAGGCCAGAAAGATGGCAGAAGAGGCTGAGAGGAAAAAACAGGAAGCGGAAAGACTTCAGAGAGAG CTTGAAGCCGCTTCTCAGGCCGCTCAGGCTGCTCAGGCCGCTCAGGCTGCTCAGGCCGCTCAAGCCGCCCAGGCTGCCGCTCAATATACTCCAACTCCTTCTCAGGGGCCAATGGTCCAAGAGTTCACCCACGCGGACGACAAtgaaaacgatgaagaagGTAGCTCCGAATTGGTGATGTCCGAGGGTTTGTTAGGCGTGGGAAGCGAAGTCAATCGTCTCACGGCAGCCGAGAAGAGCAAGCGAATGCAAGAGCAACTTAAG AAATTGACTAGCGAGCTTTCGGtcgcgaaagacgacgccaagacgacgaagatggaTCAACTCCACGCcgagaatcgacgaaagGGAGTAGATAAGTACAAGACGTTGAAGTTGATCCGCGCTGGTAATACCAAGCAGAgaattgacgaatttgaGAAGATGTAG